The genomic DNA CTATATACACCGATATGGTCTTGATCAGGGTCCACTTCTTGGCCTCCCTTACCACCCGGCCTATCCCTTCCTTACCACCATTCATATGAACCCTGCTCATTATAGCCGGTTTCCTATAGAAGCATACCTCCTACTCTGGTACATGGCAGATCTTTACACTATTGCGGTCCTCATCCATAAAAGTCAACTGCTCCAGTACTTGGCGAAATGCATATTGACCAGACGGAAGGCgcattacaaattattatacaaatggCTCACATTATTCCACGATGTTACCTGGTGGCAAGAACATGTTCGTGCACAGCCTGAGTTGGATATACTTGTCACGTTCAGGATTACTACAatccaagaagaacaagacgGAGAAATCATTATCCTAAAGAAATATGATGCGAACGTTGAGACAAGCTACAATAATGATGCTTTTGCCTCGGGGAATTTCCATCAACGTGCAAAGCAAATTGCATTATTGAATGGATTTAATGAATCTGAAGTTGACCCTAATCTTCTTTGTCCTCACACAGCTCACTGGCACAACAGACACGTCTACCCGCTAGGATTCGCTGAAGAAATACGACAAGTGCTTGCAGGCTTCCATGATCAATACGCGTGGCCACAATCAAATCCAGATCATCCAGTCTACAGAGTTGAAGGGAAAAAGTACAAGATAAAACGATACATTCCAGGCCAAAAGATCTACGTCACAGAAGTCGCTTCAGACAGTGAAGAAGACGACAACGGATAAGATAGACGTCACCTCTCTTTTGGAGACAGGGGGAATAAGTAATAAGTGAGGAATATATGATAGTGAAATATATGGTTGTGagatagttgaataaatggagggttgtaaaataaagcTTAAGGAATATTCTATGTAATATTCCCTAAAATTTGTACTATAAAAACCAAAGCTTGGTGAAGAGTTTCATACAAGCTTAAGTGAGTGAGTTTGAGTAAGAGTCTTAAGAGTTCTTGTAATCCTTTTGAGTGTTTCAATAAAATAAGTTTATCCCCTTGTATAAAGATCTTTCTTATATTCTTACATAATTTTTGTCTACAAATCACTTGAGCTGGACCATCCATGTCTGTGTTCGGTTAGTCACAAGTATATAGCGGCCACTTAGAGGCACGTGTGATCCAAGGGAGTCTCTTGCCATCGGAGGAAGGATTCGAGGTGATCCTTCCGCAACACTTAGTGTGCAGTTCCCTAATGGAAACCATCCATTGGTTGTATTATCACTTAAATGGCTATTTGTGACTATGTTTTCCCCATATGCAGGATTCTACAAGAAATACAACAATCTTcagtaaaaacattttttgctaaatgtgtttaaatattttgttcaCCTGTAATATTTACTGCGGTGAAAATATGAACTGGATCTTTGGACTAACCTCAATAGAAGGGGGCGGTGAAGGAGGGAGTTTCTCGGAGTGTTTCACAGTTAAGCTATTGAGGAGAATATCAGTTCCTGGAGGTGGACCTTCGATGTAAATGACTACTCGTGATGCAGAACCGTTGAGGAGGAACTTCCCTTTCAAATGTAACCACTCTTTGTCTGTTGCCTGCGCACTTTAAAAAGAACAAGAGGAGCATTTTACAATGATTCTTGATATGAGTTCAGGAAAGtgatattaaacaaaacaaagaaactaacTTTGCAATGCCAATGTATTGATCGCGTTGATTAGGATTTTGGACCCATAGAGTTGCTTGTACTGTAGCAGTAGTCACATTTTTTCCGTATATGCGTACTATTGCGGTTGCCTCGTAGAGGCGTTTTCTTTGAACTTTCCCGGTGATCTCTTGCTGAATACCATGCCAGTACTGCGTGCGTTCTGTAGCCGAAGCGAAAACTTTCCCGAATTCTGGTACTATCTTTCCATCAGCAATTGAGTCATGTAACACAATCTTGCAGCTTCTCCCAGACCAGTTGTTTAGTCCATCTTCAAAGTTTGGGTTCACTACAATAGTCTCATCTTCAGCACTAGTAACACACTC from Camelina sativa cultivar DH55 chromosome 7, Cs, whole genome shotgun sequence includes the following:
- the LOC104700841 gene encoding uncharacterized protein LOC104700841 isoform X2; translation: MEMISRKDIEEPEKQNNNNVTSSIIGSDPTNVIVNHDFSSGMHSWHPNCCEAFVITAGSNVSHGVLDMSKCGSYVVVKNRKETWQGLEQDITSRVKPCCLYKVSATVAASGPVQGLVEVMATLKLETGQAPTNYQLIAKTCVFKEKWVRLEGMFSLPSLPEKVVFYLEGPSTGIDLLVQSVTIHGESEPKLECVTSAEDETIVVNPNFEDGLNNWSGRSCKIVLHDSIADGKIVPEFGKVFASATERTQYWHGIQQEITGKVQRKRLYEATAIVRIYGKNVTTATVQATLWVQNPNQRDQYIGIANAQATDKEWLHLKGKFLLNGSASRVVIYIEGPPPGTDILLNSLTVKHSEKLPPSPPPSIENPAYGENIVTNSHLSDNTTNGWFPLGNCTLSVAEGSPRILPPMARDSLGSHVPLSGRYILVTNRTQTWMVQLK
- the LOC104700841 gene encoding uncharacterized protein LOC104700841 isoform X1; translated protein: MKRFTVCCISNRTHKNRNRNPDKKLKESMEMISRKDIEEPEKQNNNNVTSSIIGSDPTNVIVNHDFSSGMHSWHPNCCEAFVITAGSNVSHGVLDMSKCGSYVVVKNRKETWQGLEQDITSRVKPCCLYKVSATVAASGPVQGLVEVMATLKLETGQAPTNYQLIAKTCVFKEKWVRLEGMFSLPSLPEKVVFYLEGPSTGIDLLVQSVTIHGESEPKLECVTSAEDETIVVNPNFEDGLNNWSGRSCKIVLHDSIADGKIVPEFGKVFASATERTQYWHGIQQEITGKVQRKRLYEATAIVRIYGKNVTTATVQATLWVQNPNQRDQYIGIANAQATDKEWLHLKGKFLLNGSASRVVIYIEGPPPGTDILLNSLTVKHSEKLPPSPPPSIENPAYGENIVTNSHLSDNTTNGWFPLGNCTLSVAEGSPRILPPMARDSLGSHVPLSGRYILVTNRTQTWMVQLK